In Sciurus carolinensis chromosome 13, mSciCar1.2, whole genome shotgun sequence, a genomic segment contains:
- the LOC124963749 gene encoding LOW QUALITY PROTEIN: 60S ribosomal protein L38-like (The sequence of the model RefSeq protein was modified relative to this genomic sequence to represent the inferred CDS: substituted 3 bases at 3 genomic stop codons) — protein sequence MLCKIEEIKDFMLTARQKDAGSVKIKKNKDNGMFXVXYSRYIXALVITKGKAGKLRRFPPNLAVEEPK from the coding sequence ATGCTTTGCAAAATTGAGGAAATTAAGGACTTTATGCTCACAGCCAGGCAAAAGGACGCTGGATCCGTCAAGATCAAGAAAAATAAGGATAACGGGATGTTTTGAGTTTGATATAGCAGATACATTTAAGCCTTGGTCATCACCAAGGGAaaggcagggaaactgaggcgATTCCCCCCAAATTTGGCAGTGGAGGAACCAAAATGA